In the genome of Entelurus aequoreus isolate RoL-2023_Sb linkage group LG08, RoL_Eaeq_v1.1, whole genome shotgun sequence, one region contains:
- the LOC133656297 gene encoding guanine nucleotide-binding protein G(I)/G(S)/G(O) subunit gamma-T2-like, translating into MARDMSDKEILKMELDQLKKEVSTPRTPVGANCTETISFVEALLPNDPLIKGVPDDKNPYKGDKGGCVVT; encoded by the exons ATGGCTCGGGACATGTCGGATAAAGAAATCCTGAAGATGGAGCTGGACCAGCTGAAGAAGGAAGTGAGCACACCCAGGACTCCG GTGGGCGCCAACTGCACGGAGACCATTTCCTTCGTGGAGGCGCTGCTCCCCAACGACCCGCTCATCAAGGGGGTCCCCGATGACAAGAACCCCTACAAGGGGGACAAGGGGGGCTGCGTGGTCACATAG